The Halalkalicoccus sp. CG83 genomic sequence ACCTCGTCGGCGTCGGTGACGTCTAACAGGTCGCTGTCGAGATCCTCGTGCTCGGAGTGGGTGTACGGTACCACGTCGTGCTCGTCACTGAACGCGTCCAGTACCTCGCGGCCGACGTTCCCCGCGGCGCCGGTGAGTGCGATTCGCACCATCGTCGGGAGCTACGCCGGCGCGCGGGATATCATTGGGGGGTGGACGTCGGTGACGTACCTGCGCCCCACCCTTTTGTAGGTCCCCCCCGCATTTTGGTCCATGGCTTCGCGATCGTCGACCGGCAACGGCCGGACCAGACGCAAGCATCGCTCCACCGGTGATGCCGATGGCTGAGTCCGGGTACACGCCGATCGAGGCGTACGGCGTCGTCGGTAACCTAGAGACGTGTGCCCTGGTCGCGCCGGACGGTTCGATCGACTGGTTCCCGTTTCCGCACGTCGAGTCGCCGAGCATCCTTGCCGCGATTCTCGACGACCGGGACGGGGGGCAGTTCCGAATCGGGCCGGCTGAGCAGTACGAGACGAGCCGGCAGTACGTGGGAACAACGAACGTCCTCGAGACGACGTTCCGAACGGCGAACGGTACGGCGACGGTGACCGACTTCCTCCCGCCGACCGGCGAGGTCGACCAGCCGAAGAAGGTCATCTACCGCAAGGTCACCTGCTCGGAGGGGACGGTCGATCTCGAGATCGAGTTCGAGCCGCGGTTCGACTACGGGCGGGCGGAGACGGCGATCACGTCGACAGAGAAGGGCATCCTCTCGATAGGCGACGAGGAACGGACGTTGCTCGAGAGTCCGATCGATCTGGAGATCCACGACGACCGCGTCGCCGGCGACGTGACGCTCGAAGCGGGCGACGCGGAGTGGTTCCTGCTCCGGTGTACGGGTGCCGAGGACGCGAATGCGGACCCGGAGACCGCGCTCGACGAGACGGTGCAGTTCTGGACCGACTGGGCCCACACCTGCGACGCCGAGGCCGACTGCGCCTTCGGCGGCCCGTGGCACGACGTGGTGGTCCGCTCCGGACTGGTCCTGAAATTGCTCACGCACGCCGAGACGGGGTCGGTTCTCGCCGCACCGACGACGTCACTTCCCGAGGAGATCGGTGGTGTTCGTAACTGGGACTACCGGTTCAACTGGCTCCGCGACGCGGGATTCACGGTACAGGCGCTGTTGAACCTCGGCCACGTCGAGGAGGCGGTCAACTACTTCGAGTGGTTCCTGAACCTCTGCCAGACGGACGAGCCGGAGAAGATCCAGCCGCTCTACGGGCTCCACGGCCGGACGGACCTCGAGGAGCGAGAGCTAGACCACCTTGCCGGGTACCGGAACTCCCGGCCCGTCCGCATCGGGAACGGCGCCGTCGACCAGACCCAGCTCGACATCTACGGGGAACTGCTACTCGCCATCGACGAAATGCTCCGTCACGGCCGCGAACTCGATGACGAGGAGTGGAGTACAGTTAGCAGTATCGTCGAGTACGCCGGCGACGCGTGGGAGCAGAACGGCGCCGGGATCTGGGAAGTCCGCGGCGGCGCCAGACACTTCGTCTACTCCAAAGTGATGTGTTGGGTCGCGCTCGACCGGGGGATCGAAATTGCGAGCGATTACGGGTACGACGCGCCGCTCGAGGAGTGGCGTGATACCAGAGAGACGATCAAGACGGACGTGATCGAGAACGGCTACGACGAGGACGTCGGGGCGTTCGTTCAGGCGTACGACTCGGATGCGCTGGACGCGACAGGGCTGTTGCTCCCTATCGTGGGATTCCTCCCGTTCGACGACGAGCGTATCCAGGGGACGATCGAAGCGATCGAGAACGGACTGGTCGAGGACCAGGTGCTCGTCCACCGGTACGACGGCGATGACGGGTTGCCGGGAGAGGAAGGGGCATTCGTCCTCTGTTCGTGCTGGCTGATCGACGCACTCGCGCTCTCCGGACGGGTTGACGAGGCGTGCGAGCGGTTTGAGGCGCTGCTCGAGTACGTGAGCCCGCTCGGCCTCCTCGCCGAGGAGGTCGACACGAACACCGGCGCCCACCTGGGGAACTATCCGCAGGGGTTCAGTCACATCGGGATCATCAACAGCGCCCTGTACGTAGGGTACGCCCAGGGACAGGACTCACCGGGGGCGTCTCCGATGGGTATTCGGCTCGGCGATCCGATCCTTCCTGAACGGGAGTGACCACTGACCGCTTTCGGCGAGATAGAAGTCGAGAAGGGAGACACCATCTACGGCCGTGTGGTGAGAAAACTCAGCAGCCTACAGAGACGAATCTGGTGCTTCTACCGTCCTCTAAGGGCAAGTCGAAGACGGTTTCGTTCATCACAAACGAGGACGTGGACGACTAAATGTCATTAGATAGATGAGAAACGAAGGGATTGATCGGTCGCTACAGCCGGCGATGGGGTATCGAAAACAGCTCCAAGACGATCAGAGACTTCCTGGCCTGGACCACCTCGAAGGGATTCGGTGTCCGAATCTTCTACTTCGGTTTTGCCGTGTTACTGTACAATATGTGGCCCCTGGTTGATCTACTGTGCAGGCCAGTCTTGATATAGAGCACCGCTACAAGCCACGTGTGACCGCTAAGCAGTTCTTGAACTTAGTACGGAAGCGGCCCGCCGGAATCGGATGGAAATGCGCTGAGGCGATGTTCGCCCTTTTCTTAGTTGCAACTCCTTTCTGATTTCCCGTTTTGTACGTCATTCTGGGTAAGTCCAGCTTATATCGTCTCTGATGAGAGATCTTCCTGTTTTCAGGCGACTCTGTAGCAATTATGCACGGTGTTTCTCAGACAGGTCAGTGCCCAGAGTAACCATATTCGGAACTACAGGTTCCGTCTCTAGTTACGAACGACAGAAACCGTGCATGAGCTCTATCCACTGATTCCGTCTGTGTATACACATCGAATGCTATGCCACTACTGATGGATTCGGTCTGTAGTGGTTGATGCCAACTTCATTTCCCAACTAGAATGGATGAAGCACCTGTTAGGTAGTTCGTACATATTGACCACTAACGATTCTGCTAGCTTCGATAGGTGTTCTTCGCGGCGTGCTGAATACAGGGCGCGTTTCGGTCACGACACTCACCCTAGGACGCTAACGAAGATACATCGTGCCCTCTGAGTGATATCGTCGCCACTGCACCGAGTAGCCGTTGATCAATCCGGATTTTCACCGTCATCCATCAGGGAAGAAATGATGAGTCGTTTGGTCCCACGCCGAAGGAGACCACTGGCTGCAGGTTGAGAGATATCCAGGTTAGCGGCGACTTCGCTGAGAGTTGCGTTCCGTGGGTCTTCGAAATACCCTGTGTCAAGTGCGACGAGGAGTGCCTCTCGTTGGCTATCGGTCAATCCTGCATCCGTATCCCCTAAGCTAGCGTATTCGTTTACGCGCAGTAACTCGATATCAATGTCGTTCTGTTCTGCATAGTCCCATAGAGGGGCTAGATTCGTCCGATCGGGCATCCAGACTGTTAGAATCCAACCGTTTCTGTCGTTCTTCATATCGAGTATGACACCATTCGCGGTCGAAATTATTGGTGAGATGATCTTCGCTTCGTCTGTATACTCGAAGCTATAGATCGCCTTCTCGTCTCTGGTTTCAATAACTCGTTCAAACTCGCCAATGGTGTGATCGTTCCGCAATCCGTCTTCGAACTGGCGGAAATCAGATGACTGTACGCGATAGAAGAATTTCCCCGATGTAGGGTCAGTTCCTGCCTCTAACACCGACTTGACTTTCGAACTCTGGTCGTGAGTGACTGTCTTGGTGAGTACTATGTCAGGGTGCTCGATTCGGACAACTGCTTTAATATCGGTCACTCTTCTATAGGGTAGGTGCCTTTAATATTTGAATATGTATATCTGGTGAAGCCCTTAGCAACTATCAGAACCTGTTTACTGCATACTCAGAACGAGGATGAACGCGCATCGAAAATCTCTCGTGGAGTTCTCTGGGCGATAATCATCCCTTTTGCTTGCCCTCGTCGTCCTCACCGCATCCACCGAGCAACCTGCAAAAGTGGTCAGGAATACATGAGATCTCCTAGATCGAATATAAATGGATTATTCGATTAAGGGAGAGACCAATGCGAGTACGGTCGGTGTGCATCATGTATGGCACAGAGATACCATGCCGATGACCAAGGCAGCGACACTGAACCAGAATTCTACCTCCCCGTCGGAATTACCCCACCGTTCGATACCAGTCGCTTCGAGTGTCTCTGGGCGTCGCTATTCAACCATTACGTTGGATCACCATAATGGGTTTCCCCGAGATAGATTCGGCTGTGTTCTTCGGTTTGATTACAATGGTAACGTGGGGAATCTGGGTGGTCTTGGGCAACGCTGCGTCGGAGTCTATCGACCCGAGGACGGCCGCCGCGATCTCCTATCTCGTTGCGGGACCCCTTGCACTCGGATACATCCTCGTTACAGACGCATCGCTTGTCATTACTGCGAGAGGGGGACTGCTCGCCGGCGTGGCCGGATTGTTCACCGGAATAGGCCTGATTTCGATGTACGTCGGCCTTTCCAGTGGGTCAACAACAGTCGTCTCTACTCTCGGTGCGATGTACTTCGTCGTCGCGGCTCTCATCGGTATGGTCATCCTCGGAGACGAAGTTACGATAACGAGATTTGCTGGGATAGCGTTCGCAATTATTGGGGTCATCTTGGTTTCCCAATAGATTACCCTTGCGTAATTGTTGGACATGGGATAGTACTCTAAAAAAGGTGAGCCAAGACGCGTCTTCCGCCTTCTTAGTAGATAGTAGAGGAAGCAGAATCCTTCTCGTTGCTGGTTCATCTGTATTTACCAGTCCACGGTGTCTCCGTCTGCACTTGTCGCCGTGCTGGATTTTCGCTCTGTATTCAGCATAGCATTTCGATCGATTTTCAGATATCTTAACGAAGCTACCGGACTCTAATCAGCATTTCCTGTTTCACTGTGCCTTGTGCAATATCCTTTTTGGAGGCTATCTGTTGCACAAGGCTCACTAGAAATCGTCACTAGGGAGTCTCAATCGAAATATCGCCACCACATCGGCCACATGAATACTGCTCCGGCTGCTTCACGACTTTCGAACGCTGATAGCGGGGATTACGACTCTCACACTCCCTACACACGACCCAGTATTTGGGCTCAGTGTACTGCTCACAGTGGCGATCCGTCTCTAGTGGTTCAACCCACTGACGAAAGGTTGGCCCATGATCAGCCTCGCCATGCTCGTGATACTGCCAGGCGTGGATTAACTCGTGGCGAACGATTCGGACAAACTGCTCCCAGCCGTACGCCTCGTAGGCATCCCACGAGAGGCGAATCGTAATCTCAGTACTCTGGCGGTCGTAAATCGCCACTCCTGCTGAGCGCTGCATCCGCGTCGAGGTCTCCCACGCGATCGAGTCAACAGGCAATGCCGGAAAGTGCTCAGCCGCCACACTGGCTGCGTGCGCCTCGGCACGCTCACAGAGTGCCTGCTTCGTCTGGGGGGAATCATCGTCGTCATCTCCGCTAGTCTCATCGCTGTCAGTCGTTGCTGATTCGTCTGCAGTCACCGTGGTCCATACGTCGTCAGTCAATGCTGTCTGTGCCATTGTTCGAACTGTATCAAGAGTATTGCTCTCCGATCGAGGCGAGAGCTGGACCGCTTCAGTTGTCTACGTCGGCGTCAGGGTTCAGATTCGGCGTTCGGAACCGCTCCTGGTAGCAGGGCCAGTATGGGAGATCCTCAAACGTCGGCGGGCAGTTGCAGTCCACTGGGCGACTCTCCGCTTACTGCTCGCACGCTGCTGAGCGCTCAATTATCGTCCCACCGTCGGGAGCGACGTCTGGCTCCTGGTCGCCCTCATACTCGGTTGCGGCCTCAAGGACAGTCTCGCGAATCACGATAGCAACGCGGTGCTTGCACGCACCCTTGTGATACGTATCCGACGGACATTCAAACGCAACGGGGATCCCGCTCTCAACGTTCACGCCATAACTGTGCTCGTCGGCGTTCTCGTGACTCTCGTTGCGAACTATGACGAGTCCGGGTGCTTCAAGTTCGAA encodes the following:
- a CDS encoding EamA family transporter; the encoded protein is MGFPEIDSAVFFGLITMVTWGIWVVLGNAASESIDPRTAAAISYLVAGPLALGYILVTDASLVITARGGLLAGVAGLFTGIGLISMYVGLSSGSTTVVSTLGAMYFVVAALIGMVILGDEVTITRFAGIAFAIIGVILVSQ
- a CDS encoding SWIM zinc finger family protein, with translation MYTNAIDVLEFDASTAQRAQYEAVDFELEAPGLVIVRNESHENADEHSYGVNVESGIPVAFECPSDTYHKGACKHRVAIVIRETVLEAATEYEGDQEPDVAPDGGTIIERSAACEQ
- a CDS encoding glycoside hydrolase family 15 protein, which gives rise to MAESGYTPIEAYGVVGNLETCALVAPDGSIDWFPFPHVESPSILAAILDDRDGGQFRIGPAEQYETSRQYVGTTNVLETTFRTANGTATVTDFLPPTGEVDQPKKVIYRKVTCSEGTVDLEIEFEPRFDYGRAETAITSTEKGILSIGDEERTLLESPIDLEIHDDRVAGDVTLEAGDAEWFLLRCTGAEDANADPETALDETVQFWTDWAHTCDAEADCAFGGPWHDVVVRSGLVLKLLTHAETGSVLAAPTTSLPEEIGGVRNWDYRFNWLRDAGFTVQALLNLGHVEEAVNYFEWFLNLCQTDEPEKIQPLYGLHGRTDLEERELDHLAGYRNSRPVRIGNGAVDQTQLDIYGELLLAIDEMLRHGRELDDEEWSTVSSIVEYAGDAWEQNGAGIWEVRGGARHFVYSKVMCWVALDRGIEIASDYGYDAPLEEWRDTRETIKTDVIENGYDEDVGAFVQAYDSDALDATGLLLPIVGFLPFDDERIQGTIEAIENGLVEDQVLVHRYDGDDGLPGEEGAFVLCSCWLIDALALSGRVDEACERFEALLEYVSPLGLLAEEVDTNTGAHLGNYPQGFSHIGIINSALYVGYAQGQDSPGASPMGIRLGDPILPERE
- a CDS encoding SprT family zinc-dependent metalloprotease, producing MAQTALTDDVWTTVTADESATTDSDETSGDDDDDSPQTKQALCERAEAHAASVAAEHFPALPVDSIAWETSTRMQRSAGVAIYDRQSTEITIRLSWDAYEAYGWEQFVRIVRHELIHAWQYHEHGEADHGPTFRQWVEPLETDRHCEQYTEPKYWVVCRECESRNPRYQRSKVVKQPEQYSCGRCGGDISIETP
- a CDS encoding helix-turn-helix domain-containing protein — its product is MTDIKAVVRIEHPDIVLTKTVTHDQSSKVKSVLEAGTDPTSGKFFYRVQSSDFRQFEDGLRNDHTIGEFERVIETRDEKAIYSFEYTDEAKIISPIISTANGVILDMKNDRNGWILTVWMPDRTNLAPLWDYAEQNDIDIELLRVNEYASLGDTDAGLTDSQREALLVALDTGYFEDPRNATLSEVAANLDISQPAASGLLRRGTKRLIISSLMDDGENPD